One Ostreibacterium oceani DNA segment encodes these proteins:
- the mreD gene encoding rod shape-determining protein MreD: MMNKIQQIIVIALLLLIALYLQEIPSSNLVQGVLPEWPLLLVIALSASSRYRLAIAFAFVVGLFQDVFLGVPTLGLHAAIYTLIGFIMVSARNYFTNLSVLIQAVFVAIVVLIKVFVVSLYYAILFSGPTHFWTLLSVPFSLIAWPLVQLAVTFFLSFFDEHTS; encoded by the coding sequence ATGATGAACAAAATCCAACAAATCATAGTCATTGCGTTACTGCTACTGATCGCGCTTTATTTGCAAGAAATACCGAGCAGCAATTTGGTTCAAGGCGTTTTGCCCGAATGGCCGCTGCTACTCGTTATTGCACTATCGGCAAGCAGTCGCTATCGCCTTGCTATTGCATTTGCCTTTGTCGTCGGCTTGTTTCAGGATGTATTTTTGGGCGTACCGACACTGGGATTGCACGCGGCAATTTACACCTTGATAGGCTTTATTATGGTATCTGCCAGAAACTACTTTACGAATCTCTCGGTACTTATCCAAGCGGTTTTCGTGGCGATTGTCGTTCTCATTAAAGTATTCGTCGTAAGTTTGTATTACGCTATTTTATTCTCTGGGCCTACCCATTTTTGGACGTTGCTGAGTGTGCCTTTTAGCCTGATTGCTTGGCCGTTGGTGCAGTTAGCGGTTACCTTTTTTCTGTCATTTTTTGATGAACACACCAGCTAA
- the mltB gene encoding lytic murein transglycosylase B, with protein sequence MKSTTKPLALLLFVPLLTWGNDYVDHEKGQAFIAELAGQYGYQRDTLVALFEQVERDDVILEKISRPAEKTTPWYRYREIFMDQPRIDNGVAFYQANQSVLHEAYEKFGVSPEIIVAILGVETRYGKVMGNDSVIRALATIAFDYPAREPFFTKELRAFLEMAAQEQFDPLVPKGSYAGAMGMAQFMPSSYLHYAVDYEGDGKRDLWNNPNDAIFSIANYLAEHGWQRDQLIFDNANLLSPYAGEYQHRPFTTLGELKAQGVLLQSSVATDDTPVGMLQLDGASGPLTFVTFTNFGVITRYNTSPMYAMVVTELANAIANSIPNSVSGTISN encoded by the coding sequence ATGAAATCTACAACAAAGCCACTGGCATTATTACTATTTGTTCCACTACTTACTTGGGGGAATGACTACGTTGACCATGAAAAAGGCCAAGCGTTTATTGCCGAGCTTGCAGGGCAATACGGCTATCAACGCGATACACTGGTCGCGCTTTTTGAACAAGTCGAACGCGATGACGTCATACTAGAAAAAATCTCTCGACCCGCTGAGAAAACCACGCCGTGGTACCGCTACCGTGAAATTTTCATGGATCAGCCGCGTATCGATAATGGCGTTGCTTTTTATCAAGCCAATCAATCGGTGCTACATGAGGCCTACGAAAAGTTTGGCGTCTCACCTGAAATTATCGTGGCGATTCTTGGCGTTGAGACACGCTATGGCAAAGTCATGGGTAATGATTCCGTTATTCGCGCGCTGGCGACGATTGCCTTTGATTATCCCGCACGCGAGCCATTTTTTACCAAGGAATTACGCGCTTTTTTAGAGATGGCGGCACAAGAGCAATTTGACCCACTGGTCCCCAAAGGCTCATACGCTGGCGCCATGGGTATGGCACAATTTATGCCCAGCAGCTATCTACATTATGCGGTTGACTACGAAGGCGACGGCAAACGCGACTTGTGGAACAACCCAAACGATGCCATCTTTAGTATTGCCAATTATTTGGCAGAACATGGCTGGCAGCGAGATCAATTGATTTTTGATAACGCCAACCTATTAAGCCCTTACGCAGGCGAGTATCAGCACAGGCCATTTACTACGCTGGGTGAATTAAAAGCACAAGGCGTTTTGTTGCAATCTAGCGTCGCAACTGACGACACGCCCGTTGGCATGTTGCAATTAGACGGTGCGTCAGGCCCATTGACATTTGTCACGTTTACCAATTTTGGCGTCATCACGCGTTACAATACCAGCCCGATGTATGCGATGGTGGTCACCGAATTGGCTAATGCGATTGCTAATTCGATACCTAATTCGGTATCTGGTACTATTTCAAATTAA
- the rodA gene encoding rod shape-determining protein RodA: MNRETPSSAAYSPDAYRTAVYTDGYHTNAQRPYAHRFYLDVWLLVLIAAMMGVSLAVLYSTAGVERVNAQAFRFGLGILVMLFVLFIPRTFLIFFTPAFYGATVCLLIGVHFFGTEVNNAQRWLNIGIGRIQPSEFAKLAIPMMLAWLFYYRRLPPRLPDICWAVLIIALPAYLVYKQPDLGTAIILVLSGAILLFLSGISWKIIGTAALLSVVLVPFLWMKGYIKAYQKERIISFLNPESDPFGAGYNIIQSKIAIGSGGFHGKGYGQGTQSQFEFLPERTTDFIFAVFSEEFGFLGIILLLGLYFLIFLRGLWLSINMTDNFSRLLSGTLMTIFFLSVFINVGMVSGILPVVGLPLPLMSFGGTSIITTMLGFGLMMNFYGSRHRKQHKGYQR, encoded by the coding sequence ATGAACAGAGAAACGCCAAGTTCCGCTGCGTATTCCCCTGATGCCTATCGCACGGCGGTATACACGGATGGATATCACACTAATGCACAGCGTCCTTACGCACACCGTTTTTATCTAGACGTATGGTTGCTCGTGCTAATCGCGGCAATGATGGGTGTCAGTCTGGCGGTGCTTTACAGCACGGCTGGCGTTGAGCGCGTTAATGCGCAGGCATTTCGGTTTGGTCTTGGTATTCTCGTGATGCTCTTTGTATTATTTATTCCGCGAACGTTTTTGATATTTTTCACCCCCGCATTTTATGGTGCTACGGTTTGTTTATTGATTGGTGTTCATTTTTTTGGCACCGAAGTCAACAACGCACAGCGTTGGCTAAACATTGGTATTGGACGCATTCAGCCGTCTGAATTTGCCAAGTTAGCCATTCCGATGATGTTAGCTTGGCTATTTTATTATCGGCGGTTGCCGCCACGATTGCCTGATATTTGCTGGGCGGTATTGATTATTGCGTTGCCCGCTTACCTTGTCTATAAACAGCCTGATTTGGGGACAGCCATTATCTTGGTACTTTCTGGTGCTATCTTGTTATTTTTATCAGGGATTTCATGGAAAATCATTGGCACTGCAGCACTGCTTAGCGTCGTTTTAGTCCCTTTTTTATGGATGAAGGGCTATATCAAAGCCTATCAAAAAGAACGAATTATTTCCTTTTTAAACCCTGAATCTGACCCGTTTGGTGCAGGCTATAATATTATTCAGTCTAAAATTGCCATTGGCTCGGGTGGTTTTCATGGCAAAGGCTATGGACAAGGCACACAATCGCAATTTGAATTTCTCCCAGAGCGCACTACCGATTTTATTTTCGCTGTCTTTTCTGAGGAATTTGGTTTTCTGGGCATTATTTTGTTATTGGGGCTTTATTTTTTGATTTTTTTACGCGGCTTGTGGCTGTCGATTAATATGACCGATAACTTTTCACGCCTACTTTCTGGTACGCTGATGACGATTTTTTTTCTCTCTGTTTTTATTAACGTGGGCATGGTTTCTGGTATTTTGCCTGTCGTTGGTTTACCGTTACCTTTGATGAGTTTCGGGGGCACATCGATTATCACAACCATGCTAGGATTTGGCTTAATGATGAATTTTTACGGGTCACGACATAGAAAACAACACAAGGGGTATCAGCGATGA
- the mrdA gene encoding penicillin-binding protein 2 → MRVNKKKKRPVTNPTPASHKKHKLTDSVLFTRRAIITLLGVLTGVFVLLSRAYYLQMTKHDFYRTKSNQNRVRLQVSPPLRGNIFDKKGRALTENILSYDLVVNRSKTENLDTLIEHVARYMRFDQNDRERFESSKKKKRHTEAVVVRADLSETEMSRFLVDLYQFPGFEVMPSYKRHYPYGHLTAHIIGYINNTNQKDLDALEAAGKAKNYLSTTKIGRTGLERQYESELHGQSGYSEAEISRTGRTVRVLNKVDPVPGDDLYLSLDIDLQAIFAEELAVNQYDGAAVAINPNNGEIMGMFSNPSFDANLFVNGISHADYQRLSESPRKNLFNRALNGNYAPASTIKPMLSLAALHHYVTTPDITIDCSGSYRIPEHEETRRFFCWKRQGGHGAVDNYRALVESCDVYYYTIGKALGIARIHSYLSQFGLGKKTGIDLPSESPGILPTREFKNEKYNTNWFIGDTINASIGQGYMVTTPLQLAQFTAVLATKGKAYQPHLVTHYRPASRSDKVKKAYPEPTTVEQNNPNAWQSVSEALIGVMTDKMGTANKIEVNLPFDIAGKTGTAQVFSFEEGERIAKDDLEKRLRDNSLFIAYAPAEKPEIALALVLENAGGGSERAAPKAIRMLERYFALKSSE, encoded by the coding sequence ATGCGTGTCAATAAGAAAAAAAAGCGACCCGTCACTAACCCGACGCCAGCGTCGCATAAAAAACATAAACTAACCGATTCTGTACTGTTTACTCGGCGGGCGATAATCACACTGCTCGGCGTGTTGACTGGCGTGTTTGTGCTCTTGTCTCGCGCCTATTATTTACAAATGACCAAACATGATTTTTATCGCACCAAATCAAACCAAAATCGGGTGCGATTACAGGTCTCACCACCGCTTCGCGGTAATATTTTTGACAAAAAAGGGCGGGCGTTAACAGAAAATATTTTGAGTTACGATTTGGTGGTAAACCGCTCCAAAACAGAAAACTTGGACACACTGATTGAACACGTTGCGCGTTATATGCGGTTTGATCAAAATGATCGGGAGCGCTTTGAATCGAGCAAAAAGAAAAAACGCCATACCGAAGCCGTCGTAGTTAGAGCAGATTTAAGTGAAACCGAAATGAGCCGATTTTTGGTTGATTTATATCAATTTCCAGGGTTTGAAGTCATGCCATCGTATAAACGTCATTACCCTTACGGTCATTTAACGGCGCATATCATCGGTTACATCAATAATACCAACCAAAAAGATTTGGATGCACTAGAAGCAGCAGGAAAAGCCAAAAACTACTTATCAACGACCAAAATAGGGCGTACAGGGCTTGAACGTCAGTATGAATCTGAACTACACGGACAATCAGGTTACAGCGAAGCTGAAATCAGCCGTACTGGACGCACCGTTCGTGTATTAAACAAAGTCGATCCCGTACCTGGGGATGACTTATATTTATCGCTTGATATTGATTTACAGGCGATTTTCGCAGAAGAGTTAGCCGTTAATCAATACGATGGGGCTGCCGTTGCCATAAACCCCAATAATGGCGAAATTATGGGCATGTTTTCAAACCCAAGCTTTGATGCGAATCTTTTTGTCAATGGCATCAGTCACGCTGATTATCAGCGATTGAGCGAATCCCCGCGTAAAAACCTATTTAATCGGGCTTTAAATGGTAATTATGCACCAGCCTCTACCATCAAGCCAATGTTGTCTTTGGCTGCACTGCATCATTATGTGACCACACCAGATATCACCATTGATTGCAGCGGTAGTTACCGCATCCCAGAGCACGAAGAAACACGCCGATTTTTTTGCTGGAAGCGCCAAGGCGGTCACGGTGCCGTCGACAATTACCGTGCGTTAGTCGAATCCTGTGATGTGTATTACTATACCATTGGCAAAGCCTTAGGCATTGCACGAATTCACTCGTATTTATCGCAGTTTGGTTTGGGTAAAAAAACAGGCATAGATTTACCCAGCGAGTCGCCTGGTATTTTGCCAACCCGAGAATTTAAAAATGAAAAGTATAATACCAACTGGTTTATCGGTGATACCATCAATGCCAGTATCGGGCAAGGTTATATGGTGACTACGCCATTGCAACTGGCACAATTTACCGCGGTTTTGGCGACAAAAGGCAAAGCCTATCAACCCCACTTGGTGACGCATTATCGACCCGCTAGCCGATCAGATAAAGTTAAAAAAGCATACCCTGAGCCAACCACGGTCGAGCAGAATAACCCCAATGCTTGGCAATCAGTGAGCGAGGCATTAATCGGTGTAATGACGGACAAAATGGGGACAGCAAATAAAATTGAGGTCAACTTGCCATTTGACATTGCAGGAAAGACAGGCACCGCACAGGTTTTTTCATTTGAAGAAGGCGAAAGAATCGCCAAAGACGACCTAGAGAAACGGCTGCGAGATAACTCGCTGTTTATCGCCTACGCGCCCGCTGAAAAACCAGAAATTGCGTTGGCACTGGTTTTAGAAAATGCAGGCGGTGGCAGTGAAAGGGCGGCGCCCAAAGCCATTCGTATGCTAGAACGATATTTTGCGCTTAAATCCAGCGAGTAA
- a CDS encoding septal ring lytic transglycosylase RlpA family protein, producing the protein MKVFIILINLFIGGFLAGCVSNESHTNDNISKNNINQLDNNDSSHVNSSPNQPDIDFTLGEQSAIGDKDARATIDTAIDTIVDDTADNPIDLRRKGRYTIKGKQYEIFASEKNFQEIGMASWYGPGFHGKKTASGEIYNMYDMTAAHKTLPLGTLVEVTDVKRKKKITVRINDRGPFHGGRIIDLSKKAAQELSMLEAGQAKVHIRVID; encoded by the coding sequence ATGAAAGTTTTTATTATACTGATTAACCTTTTTATTGGCGGATTTTTAGCAGGCTGTGTCAGCAACGAAAGCCACACAAATGATAATATAAGCAAAAATAACATCAATCAATTAGATAACAACGATAGCAGTCACGTAAATTCATCGCCAAACCAACCAGACATCGATTTTACGCTAGGCGAACAATCAGCGATTGGTGATAAGGACGCGCGCGCAACAATAGATACGGCAATAGATACGATAGTCGATGATACGGCAGACAATCCGATTGATTTACGCCGCAAAGGCCGCTACACCATCAAAGGTAAACAATACGAGATTTTTGCCTCAGAAAAAAACTTCCAAGAAATTGGCATGGCGTCTTGGTACGGCCCAGGGTTTCATGGTAAAAAAACCGCTAGCGGAGAAATTTATAACATGTATGATATGACTGCAGCGCACAAAACCTTACCTTTGGGTACACTGGTTGAGGTTACCGACGTGAAACGTAAAAAGAAGATTACCGTGCGTATCAACGATCGCGGTCCATTTCATGGCGGTCGAATTATTGACTTATCCAAAAAAGCGGCTCAGGAACTGAGTATGCTCGAAGCAGGGCAGGCAAAGGTTCATATCCGTGTCATCGACTAA
- the mreC gene encoding rod shape-determining protein MreC translates to MVKKKPRKITQTELTALTIVLLALSITLMVLDGQKRISFLRDSIQISLATPVKIASAWPATLVTSTRQYFVNKSALSQQNAELQKEVAWLKAGLANQSVLEAENRRLKQLLDSSANYNHPVQIAEVIDSFIDANKHQLEINKGTESGTSKGQVVIDENGLVGQVTEVNKQTAIVTLLSDVRQRIPVFVERNRLRMIARGSGDLNEIELAFVSKDADIRVGDKLVTSGLGGRYPRGYGIATVTQVSTNPISEFTDVRAKPLAALDRVLEVLLIAPKAEESLLDESQLEENSLEENSLEESPFEENSLEENSLETGPLDENNANQTPPTQDAGNIGNTGNTGNTDNTDNASSSQSSNISPENSRN, encoded by the coding sequence ATGGTTAAAAAGAAACCACGTAAAATCACGCAAACGGAACTAACGGCACTGACGATTGTACTATTGGCTTTGAGTATTACATTAATGGTACTTGATGGCCAAAAACGTATCAGTTTTTTACGCGACAGCATCCAAATAAGTTTGGCAACGCCAGTTAAAATTGCGTCAGCATGGCCTGCAACCCTTGTCACTAGCACTCGACAATACTTCGTGAACAAATCAGCGTTATCCCAACAAAATGCCGAATTACAAAAAGAAGTCGCTTGGCTAAAGGCAGGGCTTGCCAATCAATCGGTTTTAGAGGCCGAGAATCGACGCCTAAAGCAACTACTAGACTCAAGCGCCAATTACAACCACCCCGTACAAATTGCTGAGGTGATTGATAGCTTTATCGATGCCAACAAACACCAGCTTGAGATTAACAAAGGTACCGAGTCAGGCACCTCAAAAGGACAAGTCGTGATTGATGAAAATGGACTGGTCGGTCAGGTCACTGAGGTGAATAAGCAAACCGCGATTGTGACACTACTGTCTGATGTTCGGCAGCGTATCCCGGTCTTTGTTGAGCGTAACCGATTACGCATGATTGCAAGGGGTAGCGGCGATTTGAATGAGATTGAACTCGCTTTTGTCTCTAAAGATGCCGATATTCGTGTTGGCGATAAATTAGTGACGTCAGGGCTTGGCGGACGCTATCCGCGTGGCTATGGTATCGCCACCGTCACCCAAGTATCAACCAATCCAATTAGTGAATTCACCGATGTGCGCGCCAAACCACTGGCCGCCTTAGACCGCGTCCTCGAAGTGTTGTTAATTGCGCCGAAAGCCGAAGAAAGCCTACTCGATGAAAGCCAGCTCGAAGAAAACTCACTCGAAGAAAACTCACTCGAAGAAAGCCCGTTTGAAGAAAACTCACTCGAAGAAAACTCACTTGAAACAGGGCCGCTCGATGAAAACAATGCAAATCAAACGCCCCCAACCCAAGACGCAGGCAATATAGGCAATACAGGCAATACAGGCAATACAGATAATACCGACAATGCATCCTCATCGCAATCATCGAATATTTCACCCGAAAATAGTCGCAACTGA